The DNA window TAGGAAAGAAACTTTTCAAGAAGAAATACAATAATTTTATGCCGACATTTATAGACAAGGTTCTTCGATATTTAAGGTATGGGGTTCTTGCTTTTGTTGTCTACCTGACAACTAATTCACTGAAACTCGTTTTCCTTGAAGTCGATCCCTACTATGCTCTATTCAACTTTTGGTCTGATGAGGCAACTCTTGGGGGATTGCTTGTATTGGCAGCCACGTTGACACTATCCATTTTTGTTGAAAGACCATGGTGTAAGTATGCTTGTCCCTTCGGTGCGCTTATTGGTCTGACAAACCTATTTAGTATATTTAAGATCAGAAGAAACAGCCTTACTTGTATCAATTGTAAAAAATGCACTAGGATTTGCCCTATGAATATTGATGTGTCAAACAAAAGCATTGTGACAGACCATCAGTGTATACGTTGCGGACAATGCACTTCAGAATTTGCCTGTCCTGTACCTTCAACTGTAGAGCTTAAGTTTAAAAACTATGGGGAGGGAAAATAATGAAAAGCAGAACTCTTTTTATAGCTATTATTCTAATAACTTTTGGAGGTATCCTTGCTGCAGACGAACTGGGATTTTGGAAAACTCAATCTTCGAAAGTACCTACGGTCATAGAAGAAGGAGTTTCTGAGGGCTTGCCGAATCCGGAAGATATAAAGGGTTCCTATACCTTCCTGGA is part of the Peptoclostridium acidaminophilum DSM 3953 genome and encodes:
- a CDS encoding 4Fe-4S binding protein — protein: MKKKITIRLASQVLFFALIGLISLNHYLDDIGTKIPFIGAASLHAICPFGGVAAFLALFQYDVMIPKIHNSSFVIMLIILFMGILFGPVVCSYMCPLGSIQEWIGNIGKKLFKKKYNNFMPTFIDKVLRYLRYGVLAFVVYLTTNSLKLVFLEVDPYYALFNFWSDEATLGGLLVLAATLTLSIFVERPWCKYACPFGALIGLTNLFSIFKIRRNSLTCINCKKCTRICPMNIDVSNKSIVTDHQCIRCGQCTSEFACPVPSTVELKFKNYGEGK